The genomic stretch CAGGCCCTCAAGCCCGGCGGCACCCTGGTCGTCAACGACTACGTCGTCGACGACGACCGCAGCGGCCCAGCCTTCCCGCTGATCTTCGCCGCGGAAATGCTCCTCAAGAGCAAGCAGGGGAGCACCTGGCGCCGCTCCGACTATCAGGAGTGGCTGGTCAAGGCCGGTTTCAGCAGCGTCGCCTTCCACTCCGCGCCGCCCGGCACCCTCGTCATCGCCCGGCCCTGAAGCGCCCACACCCACGCCGGTAAAGGAGGCAGCCCCATGAAGGGCTCCGTGGCCTATCGATCGATCCAGAAACGCGGTCTGCACATCGGCCTGTTGCCGGCGATGGCCGCGGCCGTCAACGGCACGACGCCGATCACGCTCGACCACGATCTGGACGTCCTGCCCGAAGCGGGACGGCATCTGACGACCACTCAACTAGCCGACATCGTCGATGACTTGGCGGCTCGACTGTGGGCCGCGGGAGTGCGCCCCGACGAGCATGTCGTCCTGCACAAGCAGGCCAATGCCGATGTGTGGGTGCTGGCCTGTGCCACCTCCCGCATCGGTGCGGTGCCCGTGCTGCTGTCGCCCAGCCTGGACGCGGTCACCGTCGGCGCCCTGCTCAAGCGCGTCGACCGGCCGAACCTGCTCACCGACGAGCACAAGCTCGACGCGCTGGCCGAACTGCCGCTCACCGAACTGACCCGGCAGGTCATCCTCGTGGCCGGTGACCGGCCCCCGGCCGTGTCACTGGCCCGGCTCGTCAGAGCCCCTCGCGTCAGTGCCGTCGTACGGCCCCTCGACGCGGCCGCCGCGATCACCCACACCTCCGGCACCACCGGGATCCCCAAGCTGGTCGTGCACACGCCCCGCACGCAGGGCATCCGGCTCAAGCCGCAGTGGCGGCTGCTCTCGCTCATGCGGCAGCGGGAGAGCATCGCGATCCACATCCCCTTCGTGCACTCCCGCAATGTGGCCGCGATGGCGTTGGCGCTCCTGCGGGAGATGCCCGTGCTGCTCCTGAACGAGGCGGCCCCCGAAACCGTGGCCGAGCACCTCCTGGAGCACCGGCCCGGACTGATCGAGGCGCTGCCCAACTCGCTGATGGCATGGGAGGGACTGGCCGAGGACCCGCGTCGGCCGTTCGCGTCGGTGAAGTACTTCAGCAGCACCTTCGACGCCATCCACCCGAGGACCATGAGCCGACTGCTCAAGTCCTCCGAGCGGCACGGCGCCCTGTTCTTCCAGATCTACGGCCAGAGCGAGGTCGGACCCGCCGTCGGCCGCGCCTACTTCCGGCACTCCGCGCACAGGGCCAACGGGCGCTGCGTCGGCTGGCAGATGCCGTTCGGCTCGGCGAAGGTCCGCGTCGTCAGCCGCGACGGATCCCGGCCGACGGAGCAGAACCCCGGCCGCATCCAGGTGTCTTGGCCAGGCCTGGCAAAGACGTACTTCGGTGAGCAGGACCGGTACGACAGCAACCGTGAGGGAGACTGGTGGGGCACCGGGGACGTCGGCTACTTCACCCGGTTCGGCTGTCTGCACATGTTGGACCGCGAGGTCGACATGATCCCCGGGGTGCGCAGCTCCCTGGAGGTGGAGGACCTGGTCCTCGCCCAGCTGCCGGAGCTGAGCGAACTGGTCGTGGTGCACGGACCCGACGGCGAGGCCGTCCCCGTGGTCTGCACCCACGGCGACTCGCCGCTGGACCCGGAGCGCTGGCGCCCGGCCGTCGCCGACTTCCCGCAGCTGGCCGACCCGGTCCAGATCCCCGAGGCCGAACTGCCGCGCACCGCGACGCTGAAGGTGCAGCGGCTGGCGCTGGCCGACCGGCTCAAGGACAAGCGCAAGTGAACCAGGCAACCACGAACCGCGATCGACGCTGGGAGTACTGATGTCGGGAACAGTCGATGTCTCCGTGGCCGGTTTCTACTCGGCCATCGAGAAGTCAGCCGGCCTGCTGGACGTGACCGCGTCGCGTGAGGCCGTCTGGCCCATCCTGACAGCGTTCGAGGATGCGCTTCCCCATGCCGTGATCGCCTTCAGGGTGGCCACCAACGCGCGCCACGAGGGGGACTTCGACGCGCGTTTCACGCTGCCCAAGGAGATCG from Streptomyces davaonensis JCM 4913 encodes the following:
- a CDS encoding class I adenylate-forming enzyme family protein; protein product: MKGSVAYRSIQKRGLHIGLLPAMAAAVNGTTPITLDHDLDVLPEAGRHLTTTQLADIVDDLAARLWAAGVRPDEHVVLHKQANADVWVLACATSRIGAVPVLLSPSLDAVTVGALLKRVDRPNLLTDEHKLDALAELPLTELTRQVILVAGDRPPAVSLARLVRAPRVSAVVRPLDAAAAITHTSGTTGIPKLVVHTPRTQGIRLKPQWRLLSLMRQRESIAIHIPFVHSRNVAAMALALLREMPVLLLNEAAPETVAEHLLEHRPGLIEALPNSLMAWEGLAEDPRRPFASVKYFSSTFDAIHPRTMSRLLKSSERHGALFFQIYGQSEVGPAVGRAYFRHSAHRANGRCVGWQMPFGSAKVRVVSRDGSRPTEQNPGRIQVSWPGLAKTYFGEQDRYDSNREGDWWGTGDVGYFTRFGCLHMLDREVDMIPGVRSSLEVEDLVLAQLPELSELVVVHGPDGEAVPVVCTHGDSPLDPERWRPAVADFPQLADPVQIPEAELPRTATLKVQRLALADRLKDKRK